One window of the Thermasporomyces composti genome contains the following:
- the ssd gene encoding septum site-determining protein Ssd, whose protein sequence is MGTPSTPRRPLAITADEHLLDDLVRLAAAAGITLDVAHDAGAARRWWPHAPLILVGADAVPELAWSRPSRRPDVVVVARDLADDRELWEGAIAIGAEQVVRVADAEQRLVTWMADAAEGIRSEAVTVGVVGGRGGAGASTLAAALAVTAARHDRGVLLVDGDPLGGGIDLILGGEEHAGMRWPDLVATEGRVGASALRAALPSVERLAVLSWDRSDALAVPPAAMRAVLGAARRGGDLVVVDLPRQLDGAATEALSLCETVLVVVPAEVRAVAAASRVVKTFAQHAADLRLVVRGPSPAGLDGTIVADALGLPLAGELAPEPRLAIMLERGEAPARRGKGPLAVLCRRLLGELGVLQHEGHAA, encoded by the coding sequence ATGGGGACACCCTCGACGCCGCGGCGCCCTCTCGCGATCACCGCTGACGAGCACCTTCTCGACGACCTGGTCCGCCTGGCCGCCGCTGCCGGGATCACGTTGGACGTCGCTCACGACGCTGGAGCGGCGCGTCGTTGGTGGCCGCACGCGCCCCTCATCCTCGTGGGCGCCGACGCGGTGCCGGAACTCGCCTGGAGCCGACCGTCGCGGCGTCCGGACGTCGTGGTCGTGGCTCGCGACCTCGCAGACGACCGGGAGCTGTGGGAGGGCGCCATCGCCATCGGCGCCGAGCAGGTCGTCCGCGTCGCCGACGCTGAGCAACGGCTCGTCACCTGGATGGCCGACGCGGCGGAGGGCATCCGTTCCGAGGCCGTCACCGTCGGCGTCGTGGGCGGGCGAGGTGGCGCGGGCGCGTCGACGCTGGCCGCCGCGCTCGCGGTGACCGCCGCTCGGCACGACCGCGGCGTCCTCCTCGTCGATGGCGACCCGCTCGGCGGTGGTATCGATCTCATCCTCGGTGGTGAGGAGCACGCGGGCATGCGGTGGCCAGACCTGGTCGCCACCGAAGGGCGCGTTGGTGCGAGCGCCTTGCGTGCGGCACTACCCAGCGTCGAGCGGCTGGCTGTCCTGTCATGGGATCGGAGTGACGCCCTCGCGGTACCGCCCGCGGCGATGCGTGCCGTCCTGGGCGCGGCTCGACGTGGAGGTGACCTCGTGGTGGTCGACTTGCCCCGCCAGCTGGACGGCGCGGCGACCGAGGCGCTGTCCTTGTGCGAGACCGTCCTCGTCGTGGTCCCGGCCGAGGTGCGCGCCGTGGCGGCCGCTTCGCGGGTCGTCAAGACGTTCGCCCAGCACGCGGCTGACCTGCGGTTGGTGGTGCGCGGCCCGTCGCCGGCCGGCCTCGACGGCACGATCGTCGCCGACGCGCTGGGGCTACCCCTGGCGGGAGAACTGGCGCCGGAGCCCCGGCTCGCCATCATGCTCGAACGCGGTGAGGCGCCGGCCCGGCGAGGCAAGGGCCCCCTCGCCGTGCTGTGCCGACGTCTGCTGGGTGAGCTCGGCGTTCTGCAGCACGAGGGGCACGCGGCATGA
- a CDS encoding type II secretion system F family protein has translation MLEVCDILAAELRAGRDPTTALAAAAVVRSELETVARVSRLGGDVAAALREAALREEAATCAASMDRLATAWTVATTSGAGLAVVLDRVAAEIRVVRALRHEVAAQLAGPRASARLLAALPLLGVAVGWGAGTDPLSFLLGTPVGFGCLVVGGALAVLGLVWVERLAKAAEPGP, from the coding sequence ATGCTCGAGGTCTGTGACATCCTCGCCGCCGAGCTTCGAGCTGGGCGGGATCCGACGACGGCGTTGGCAGCAGCCGCCGTGGTTCGCTCAGAGCTCGAAACCGTCGCCCGGGTGAGCCGTCTGGGCGGCGACGTCGCTGCGGCACTCCGTGAGGCGGCGCTCCGGGAGGAAGCCGCGACGTGCGCCGCGTCCATGGATCGTCTCGCGACGGCATGGACAGTCGCCACCACCAGCGGAGCAGGGCTCGCCGTGGTCCTCGATCGGGTCGCCGCCGAGATCCGGGTCGTGCGGGCGCTGCGTCACGAAGTCGCCGCCCAGCTCGCTGGCCCCCGAGCCAGTGCCCGCTTGCTCGCCGCGCTTCCGCTGCTCGGGGTGGCTGTGGGGTGGGGAGCCGGTACTGATCCGCTCTCCTTCCTCCTCGGCACGCCTGTCGGCTTCGGGTGCCTCGTCGTCGGTGGCGCCCTCGCGGTGCTCGGACTGGTCTGGGTCGAGCGTCTCGCCAAGGCGGCAGAGCCTGGACCATGA
- a CDS encoding TadA family conjugal transfer-associated ATPase: MLHRVRAILAAQKAQPTPARVAAALRAEGALLGDAAVLEIVEALRREIVGFGVLEPLLALPGVTDVLVHGPEQVWIDRGHGLERTAVTFDDDAAVRRLAQRLAATADRRLDDATPFVDARLPDGTRFHAILAPVSTKGTCISLRLPRRKVYTLDELVRNGAVPRAGADLLGQVVAARLAFLVSGGTGVGKTTLLSTLLSMVPDHERLVLVEDSGELSPQHPNVVHLEARPPNVEGVGEITVRTLVRQALRMRPDRLVVGEVRGGEVVDLLSAMNTGHEGGCGTLHANSASEVPARVEALGVTAGLDRAAVHSQLAAAVDVVIHLVRARDGRRRVAELCVFERTSTGFVRALPAVTFGAQGQVSHGPGWSRLDDLLRHRGLGGLGGEPTP, from the coding sequence TTGCTTCACCGCGTCAGAGCCATCCTCGCCGCGCAGAAGGCGCAACCCACCCCGGCTCGGGTCGCCGCAGCGCTACGCGCGGAAGGAGCCTTGCTCGGTGACGCCGCCGTGTTGGAGATCGTGGAGGCGCTGCGGCGCGAGATCGTCGGCTTCGGGGTGCTCGAACCACTCCTGGCTCTCCCAGGCGTGACCGACGTGCTCGTTCACGGTCCCGAACAGGTCTGGATCGACCGCGGTCACGGTCTGGAACGGACGGCGGTGACGTTCGACGATGACGCGGCTGTGCGTCGGCTCGCCCAGCGGTTGGCGGCGACCGCAGATCGGCGACTCGACGACGCCACCCCCTTCGTCGACGCGCGCCTTCCCGACGGCACGCGGTTCCACGCCATCCTGGCGCCCGTCTCCACGAAGGGCACGTGCATCTCCCTCCGTTTGCCTCGACGGAAGGTGTACACGCTCGACGAGCTCGTGCGAAACGGCGCTGTTCCTCGCGCGGGTGCCGACCTGCTCGGCCAGGTTGTGGCGGCCAGGCTCGCTTTCCTGGTCTCGGGTGGGACGGGCGTTGGCAAGACCACCTTGCTCTCTACGCTCCTGTCGATGGTCCCCGACCATGAACGCCTGGTTCTCGTGGAGGATTCCGGCGAACTGTCTCCTCAGCATCCGAACGTCGTCCATCTCGAGGCGCGTCCACCCAACGTCGAGGGCGTCGGTGAGATCACGGTCCGCACGCTCGTCCGTCAGGCGCTGCGGATGCGTCCGGACCGCCTTGTCGTCGGCGAGGTGCGCGGCGGCGAGGTAGTCGATCTCCTGAGCGCCATGAACACCGGTCACGAGGGAGGATGCGGCACTCTGCACGCCAACTCCGCCAGTGAGGTACCCGCCAGGGTCGAGGCCCTGGGCGTGACGGCTGGTCTGGATCGGGCGGCGGTGCATAGCCAGCTCGCGGCGGCGGTCGACGTCGTCATCCACCTCGTCCGTGCACGTGACGGCCGTCGTCGGGTCGCCGAGCTGTGCGTGTTCGAGCGGACATCCACGGGGTTCGTGCGGGCGCTTCCCGCCGTGACGTTCGGCGCCCAGGGGCAGGTGTCGCACGGGCCGGGCTGGTCCCGACTTGACGACCTGCTCCGCCACCGTGGGCTCGGCGGGCTGGGTGGTGAGCCCACGCCATGA